Proteins from a single region of Bacteroidales bacterium:
- a CDS encoding phosphatidylserine decarboxylase family protein, with amino-acid sequence MKIHPEGYIIILITLLLLAGINILVRWLCSNIWITTPLLILSLIFFFLVIWFFRNPSRPLVPDEKKVYAPADGKIVVIGEVEEPEYFHDKRIQVSIFMSPLNVHVNRYPVSGEVTYVKYHPGKYLVAWHPKSSTLNERSTVVVKTKDGQEILFRQIAGAVARRIVLYPKKGDQAIQGVDYGFIRFGSRVDVFLPLGTKINVELEQKSVGNQTVLATFE; translated from the coding sequence ATGAAAATTCATCCAGAAGGATACATTATTATCCTTATAACTTTATTACTTTTAGCCGGTATAAATATATTGGTCCGCTGGCTGTGTTCCAATATATGGATCACCACTCCGTTACTTATTCTATCCCTTATATTCTTTTTTCTGGTAATCTGGTTTTTCCGTAATCCCAGCCGCCCGTTAGTTCCTGATGAAAAGAAGGTTTATGCTCCGGCAGATGGGAAAATAGTCGTGATTGGAGAGGTGGAAGAACCTGAGTATTTTCATGATAAAAGGATCCAGGTATCTATCTTTATGTCGCCGTTGAATGTACATGTCAACCGTTATCCGGTGAGCGGAGAAGTTACCTATGTAAAATACCATCCGGGAAAATATCTGGTGGCATGGCATCCGAAATCATCTACACTGAATGAACGTTCCACTGTAGTCGTTAAAACCAAAGATGGACAGGAAATATTATTCCGTCAGATAGCCGGAGCAGTGGCACGGCGTATTGTACTGTATCCTAAAAAAGGCGATCAGGCAATACAGGGAGTTGATTACGGATTCATCAGGTTCGGTTCGCGCGTAGATGTTTTTCTTCCCTTAGGAACAAAAATCAATGTAGAGCTGGAACAAAAATCTGTAGGTAATCAAACCGTTTTGGCTACATTCGAATAA
- a CDS encoding helix-turn-helix domain-containing protein yields the protein MEETTVKKSNHGANVRRWREWRNINQDVLAEQVGVSQATMYFSLNCCLLMTFISFNKKVYQCSNY from the coding sequence ATGGAAGAAACAACCGTAAAGAAAAGCAATCATGGAGCTAATGTTCGCCGATGGAGAGAATGGCGAAATATCAATCAGGATGTACTTGCTGAACAAGTAGGTGTGTCACAGGCAACCATGTATTTTTCACTCAACTGCTGTCTTTTAATGACTTTTATTAGTTTTAATAAAAAAGTATACCAATGTTCTAACTATTAG